A single genomic interval of Arthrobacter sp. NicSoilB8 harbors:
- a CDS encoding amidohydrolase family protein produces the protein MSDTPESDMPELVIAHGTVVNSSGRQRAHVVVREGRIDRLVDAAEPAPAATRVIDAAGRLVIPGGVDGHCHVAQITGRFRTLDDYRTTSTAALWGGTTTIIDFGIPRDARETPLDAVLSKKALARESRCDVALHGSVVSWDETVPWQLEQLAAEGVRSVKMYTTNRGTTMADGDTILKVMREMVRLDGLTYIHAEHDPIIADCTGQHADDGRIGIEHLHRTRPELAEEISVKETLAMAEYTGAPVYFVHQSTPGAVDLVTEARSHGQDAFSETCPHYLTLDDTVYGSVVPEWYACCPPMRSPQTVAALRERLADGAIHTVASDHSCYDLTQKRERTDDIREMPHGLPGVETRMPVTFTAMMDAARGGGARVEDFVEVFAAGPARINALPRKGTIAPGFDADLVVFDPAEERSVDGAALHMGTDFSPFDGRTLTGWPAVVVSAGRVVLDGDGFHDPGPVGRFVPRSGFREHQAATASVPTPAAVYPAAR, from the coding sequence ATGTCCGACACCCCAGAATCCGACATGCCAGAACTCGTCATTGCCCACGGCACCGTGGTCAACAGCTCCGGCCGCCAGCGGGCCCACGTTGTGGTCCGGGAGGGCCGCATCGACCGCCTTGTGGACGCCGCCGAGCCCGCCCCCGCGGCCACCCGCGTCATCGACGCCGCCGGCCGGCTCGTCATTCCCGGCGGCGTCGACGGGCACTGCCACGTTGCCCAGATCACCGGGAGGTTCCGCACGCTCGATGACTACCGGACGACGTCGACGGCCGCCTTGTGGGGCGGCACCACCACGATCATCGATTTCGGCATCCCCCGCGACGCCCGGGAAACCCCGCTGGACGCCGTGCTGTCCAAGAAGGCGCTGGCCCGCGAGTCCCGGTGCGACGTCGCGCTGCACGGCTCCGTGGTCAGCTGGGACGAGACCGTGCCGTGGCAGCTGGAGCAGCTCGCTGCCGAGGGCGTCCGGTCCGTCAAGATGTACACCACCAACCGGGGCACCACCATGGCGGACGGGGACACCATCCTGAAGGTCATGCGCGAAATGGTCCGCCTGGACGGCCTGACCTATATCCACGCCGAGCACGACCCCATCATTGCCGACTGCACCGGCCAGCACGCGGACGACGGCCGGATCGGCATCGAGCACCTGCACCGCACCCGTCCCGAACTGGCCGAGGAGATCTCGGTCAAGGAAACCCTGGCCATGGCCGAATACACCGGCGCTCCGGTCTACTTTGTGCACCAGTCGACGCCGGGGGCCGTGGACCTGGTCACCGAGGCCCGCAGCCACGGCCAGGACGCCTTCTCCGAGACCTGCCCCCACTACCTCACCCTCGACGACACCGTCTACGGCTCGGTGGTGCCCGAGTGGTACGCCTGCTGCCCGCCCATGCGCAGCCCGCAGACCGTCGCCGCGCTCCGGGAAAGGCTCGCCGACGGCGCCATCCACACGGTCGCCTCCGACCACTCCTGCTACGACCTGACACAGAAGCGGGAGCGCACGGACGACATCCGCGAAATGCCGCACGGACTCCCGGGGGTCGAAACCCGGATGCCCGTCACCTTCACGGCCATGATGGACGCGGCCCGCGGCGGCGGGGCCCGGGTGGAAGACTTCGTCGAAGTCTTCGCGGCCGGACCAGCCCGGATCAACGCGCTGCCGCGCAAGGGAACCATCGCGCCCGGTTTCGACGCCGACCTCGTCGTCTTCGATCCGGCCGAGGAACGCAGCGTCGACGGCGCGGCCCTGCACATGGGCACCGATTTCTCCCCGTTCGACGGCCGGACGCTCACGGGCTGGCCCGCCGTCGTCGTCTCTGCCGGACGCGTGGTGCTGGACGGCGACGGCTTCCACGATCCCGGGCCCGTGGGGCGCTTCGTGCCGCGCAGCGGCTTCCGCGAGCATCAGGCCGCCACCGCTTCCGTCCCCACACCGGCCGCCGTCTACCCCGCTGCCCGCTAG
- a CDS encoding phosphotransferase yields the protein MPGPADMGWHPPVPAAILDEDNTEWQVVRSWPDDAAEDYVLELWAPGRAGVRAAHLRAGQLELLRDGRDRRLPALKHASPLGEVVVHRAHKRAVVKAGEHYLKIFRVRQSDEAVGRHARMNELLGAEDFLTPDIVSSTPGCLTITTLPGRSLFELGNDPAVSDALFEAAWHEWSRAWVRQHSPANTAAHRTALEALPPRTAAVELESLQRTVHLWLVHAQDSPAARPGRTAVRMAAEQAAQKLLRTDPDPLVWSHGDLHDKQIFSADSGAPLGLLDFDEAGRAEAAADLANLAVHLELRLRQHRLTAERYQTARGHVIATAAELRVSPARFDAYAAATRLRLGCLYSFRPQWAALAEDFLSLHNQRTQAA from the coding sequence ATGCCTGGGCCCGCTGACATGGGCTGGCACCCGCCCGTCCCGGCCGCCATCCTGGACGAGGACAACACCGAATGGCAGGTCGTTCGGTCCTGGCCGGACGACGCCGCGGAGGACTATGTCCTGGAGTTGTGGGCCCCCGGCCGGGCAGGGGTCCGGGCGGCGCATCTGAGGGCGGGGCAGTTGGAGCTCCTGCGGGACGGCCGCGACCGGCGGCTTCCGGCCCTGAAACATGCATCGCCGCTGGGCGAGGTGGTGGTGCACCGGGCCCACAAGCGGGCCGTGGTCAAGGCCGGCGAGCACTACCTCAAGATCTTCCGGGTCCGGCAGTCCGACGAGGCGGTGGGCAGGCACGCCCGGATGAACGAACTCCTTGGCGCAGAGGACTTCCTCACCCCGGACATTGTTTCCAGCACGCCGGGCTGCCTCACGATCACGACGCTGCCGGGCCGGTCCCTATTCGAGCTCGGAAACGACCCCGCGGTCAGTGATGCGCTGTTCGAAGCAGCCTGGCACGAATGGTCGCGGGCCTGGGTGCGGCAGCATTCCCCGGCCAACACTGCGGCGCACCGCACGGCTCTCGAGGCGCTCCCGCCGCGGACGGCCGCCGTCGAACTGGAGAGCCTGCAGCGCACCGTGCACCTGTGGCTGGTGCACGCCCAAGACAGTCCGGCAGCGCGGCCCGGGCGCACCGCCGTACGTATGGCCGCGGAACAGGCCGCCCAAAAGCTGCTCCGGACCGATCCGGATCCGCTGGTGTGGTCCCACGGCGACCTCCACGACAAACAGATATTCTCCGCGGATTCCGGCGCTCCCCTGGGGCTGCTGGACTTCGACGAAGCCGGCCGGGCCGAGGCCGCCGCCGACCTCGCAAACCTCGCTGTGCATCTTGAGCTGCGTCTGCGCCAACACCGCCTAACCGCCGAACGGTACCAAACCGCCCGCGGCCACGTCATCGCCACTGCCGCAGAACTGCGGGTCTCCCCTGCGCGCTTCGACGCCTACGCCGCCGCGACCCGCCTGCGGCTCGGCTGTCTGTATTCCTTCCGGCCCCAGTGGGCGGCCCTGGCGGAGGACTTCCTCAGCCTGCACAACCAGCGGACGCAGGCTGCCTGA
- a CDS encoding MFS transporter, producing the protein MSLRNTEPPVQETEVPSTDTATTKDGVQRRTNVRWKLFLLLLVLVSVNYIDRGSISVALPIIQKEFNMPPELVGLLLSAFFWTYALMQIPVGWLIDKFGPRKVMTASCVGWGAATAASGLAGGFLSMFIARLGIGVTEAGVMPAGGKLNAIWMHKSERGRGATILDAGAPLGAGLGGILIAGLIASTGSWRSSFIIAGAATVLMGLAVWWYVRDNPRQHRGVNDAEAEYIEASHAAEDAEAELDGSKGKRALLPYLKFRSFWAMCFGWLGFNGVFYGLLTWGPLYLSQAKGFDLKTIGWSTFVIFGAGFVGEILGGTIADKWRAAGASANRVMRTLLGTSSVVVVGGLVGVTVVADPTTAVILLSVVMFFLRWVGLFWSIPSILGGRTNAGVLGGAMNFSGNISGFVTPIAVGLIVGATGSYTWALLYFVGSALIMGVSVLTLNYNKRLPV; encoded by the coding sequence GTGTCTCTTCGAAATACCGAACCCCCCGTACAGGAAACCGAAGTACCGAGCACCGACACCGCAACCACCAAGGACGGCGTGCAACGACGCACCAACGTCCGCTGGAAACTCTTCCTCCTCCTGCTGGTCCTCGTGTCCGTGAACTACATCGACCGGGGCTCAATCTCGGTCGCCCTGCCCATCATCCAGAAGGAATTCAACATGCCCCCGGAGCTCGTGGGCCTCCTGCTCTCGGCCTTCTTCTGGACCTACGCCCTGATGCAGATCCCCGTCGGCTGGCTGATCGACAAGTTCGGCCCCCGCAAGGTGATGACGGCGTCGTGCGTCGGCTGGGGCGCCGCCACGGCCGCCTCCGGCCTTGCCGGCGGGTTCCTCAGCATGTTCATCGCCCGCCTGGGCATCGGCGTCACCGAGGCCGGCGTCATGCCGGCCGGCGGAAAACTGAACGCCATCTGGATGCACAAGTCCGAACGCGGCCGCGGCGCCACGATCCTTGACGCCGGCGCGCCCCTCGGCGCCGGCCTGGGCGGCATTCTCATCGCCGGCCTGATCGCATCGACGGGCAGCTGGCGCAGCTCCTTCATCATCGCCGGCGCCGCGACCGTCCTCATGGGCCTGGCCGTCTGGTGGTATGTCCGGGACAACCCGCGCCAGCACCGCGGAGTCAACGACGCCGAGGCCGAGTACATTGAGGCCTCTCACGCCGCCGAGGACGCCGAAGCCGAGCTCGACGGCAGCAAGGGCAAGCGGGCCCTGCTCCCCTACCTGAAGTTCCGGTCCTTCTGGGCCATGTGCTTCGGCTGGCTGGGCTTCAACGGCGTCTTCTACGGCCTGCTCACCTGGGGCCCGCTCTACCTGTCCCAGGCCAAGGGCTTTGACCTGAAGACCATCGGCTGGTCCACGTTCGTGATCTTCGGCGCCGGGTTCGTCGGCGAAATCCTCGGCGGCACCATCGCCGACAAGTGGCGCGCCGCGGGCGCCTCGGCCAACCGGGTGATGCGCACCCTCCTGGGCACCTCCAGCGTCGTCGTGGTCGGCGGCCTTGTCGGCGTCACCGTCGTGGCAGACCCGACGACGGCGGTAATCCTCCTCTCCGTCGTCATGTTCTTCCTCCGCTGGGTGGGCCTCTTCTGGAGCATCCCCTCGATCCTGGGCGGCCGGACCAACGCAGGCGTCCTGGGCGGCGCGATGAACTTCAGCGGCAACATCTCCGGCTTCGTGACCCCGATCGCCGTCGGCCTGATCGTCGGCGCCACAGGCTCGTACACCTGGGCGCTGCTGTACTTCGTAGGATCCGCGCTCATCATGGGCGTCTCCGTCCTGACCCTGAACTACAACAAGCGGCTACCTGTCTAA
- the uraD gene encoding 2-oxo-4-hydroxy-4-carboxy-5-ureidoimidazoline decarboxylase, producing MLLEDFNAAAPADAAAALRPCLDIERWIAEIVEARPFGSTGSLIDAAGRAADPFTGEEVDAALAHHPRIGERAAGNSAEARLSQSEQAGLGVPDPAVAAAIAKGNRSYEEKFGQVFLIRAAGRSREEILAALNTRLSHTPEEEQAIIGQQLREIALLRLEGLIGA from the coding sequence ATGCTGTTGGAAGACTTTAACGCGGCCGCCCCGGCGGACGCTGCGGCCGCCCTGCGCCCCTGCCTGGACATTGAGCGGTGGATTGCCGAGATCGTTGAGGCCCGGCCTTTCGGCAGCACCGGGAGCCTGATCGACGCCGCCGGCCGCGCAGCGGATCCCTTCACGGGCGAGGAAGTGGACGCCGCCCTGGCCCACCATCCCCGCATCGGTGAACGGGCTGCCGGAAACAGCGCGGAGGCCCGGCTCTCCCAGTCCGAGCAAGCGGGCCTGGGCGTTCCGGACCCGGCGGTCGCGGCAGCCATCGCCAAGGGCAACCGGAGCTATGAAGAGAAGTTCGGCCAGGTGTTCCTGATCCGCGCAGCCGGCCGCAGCCGGGAGGAGATCCTGGCCGCCCTCAACACCAGACTCTCCCACACTCCCGAAGAGGAGCAAGCAATCATCGGCCAGCAGCTGCGCGAAATCGCGCTGCTCCGACTCGAAGGACTGATCGGCGCATGA
- the uraH gene encoding hydroxyisourate hydrolase, which yields MSTSHITTHVLDTGSGKPAAGVAVALHVLDGDRWVEIAAGATDDDGRVKSLGPDRLPSGTYRLGFDTGSYYATSGTETFFPEVTLTFAVSEAQAHYHVPLLLSPFAYSTYRGS from the coding sequence ATGAGCACCTCCCACATCACCACCCACGTCCTGGACACCGGCTCCGGCAAGCCTGCCGCGGGCGTCGCCGTCGCCCTGCACGTGCTCGACGGCGATCGGTGGGTCGAGATCGCGGCCGGCGCCACCGACGACGACGGACGCGTCAAGTCCCTTGGCCCCGACAGGCTGCCCTCCGGCACATACCGGCTGGGCTTCGACACCGGATCCTATTACGCCACCTCCGGGACCGAGACCTTCTTCCCCGAAGTCACGCTGACCTTCGCCGTGTCCGAAGCCCAGGCCCACTACCACGTCCCGCTCCTGCTGAGCCCCTTCGCCTACTCCACCTACCGCGGCAGCTAA
- a CDS encoding aspartate/glutamate racemase family protein, with protein sequence MKLLVINPNISDDVTALIEAEALRSASPGTELVVRTAGYGVEYIETRFESLIAAGAVAEIIAEYTRDGPGAGDSVDGVVVAAFGDPGMPALKELTDVPVVGITEAALCAAALQGHRFSIIAISDRIRPWYQDCVERFGLGGRLASIRSINEALNGIASVQQDFKATLLALSRQAVTEDGADVVILAGAPLAGLARELRGAIGVPVVDGISAGIRMAEAVVGLDSGPHRAGAFAPPPAKARRGLSANLDAALTTAQNPAPQNAAPQEPAPQNARTAVDGGARQPAPAAPAN encoded by the coding sequence ATGAAACTCCTTGTCATCAACCCCAATATCAGCGACGACGTCACCGCCCTGATCGAAGCGGAAGCCCTCCGCTCCGCCTCCCCCGGAACCGAACTCGTGGTCCGGACCGCCGGGTACGGCGTGGAATACATCGAAACCCGCTTTGAGTCCCTGATCGCCGCGGGAGCCGTCGCCGAAATCATCGCGGAGTACACACGGGACGGCCCCGGAGCCGGCGACAGCGTCGACGGCGTCGTGGTGGCCGCATTCGGGGATCCCGGCATGCCGGCGCTGAAGGAACTCACCGACGTCCCCGTTGTCGGGATCACCGAGGCGGCACTCTGCGCCGCCGCCCTGCAGGGGCACCGTTTCTCCATCATCGCCATCTCCGACCGGATCCGGCCCTGGTACCAGGACTGCGTGGAGCGCTTCGGGCTCGGCGGCCGGCTGGCGTCGATCCGCTCCATCAACGAGGCCCTCAACGGCATCGCCTCCGTGCAGCAGGACTTCAAGGCGACCCTGCTGGCGCTCAGCCGCCAGGCCGTCACCGAGGACGGCGCCGACGTCGTCATTCTCGCCGGAGCGCCGCTCGCCGGGCTGGCCCGCGAACTCCGCGGGGCCATCGGCGTCCCCGTGGTGGACGGCATCTCCGCCGGCATCCGGATGGCGGAAGCCGTCGTCGGCCTCGATTCCGGCCCGCACCGCGCCGGCGCCTTCGCACCTCCCCCGGCCAAGGCCCGCCGCGGCCTCTCCGCGAATCTGGACGCGGCCCTCACCACCGCGCAAAACCCGGCCCCGCAAAACGCCGCCCCGCAAGAGCCCGCCCCGCAGAACGCCCGCACCGCCGTCGACGGCGGCGCCCGGCAGCCGGCTCCGGCCGCGCCGGCCAACTAG
- a CDS encoding phosphotransferase, which yields MNWHSPVPPSAVDSSGQTWQIHRAWPDKAVGDYLLEVVAPGRAGVRGAVLRAGVFELLPEDDPALPSLRGEARHGELVSYRPHMRAVIRAGASYIKVFLPGGAIVPAERCAQTEAILDPGTFTAPRVLRNSPDVIVFSAVAGRTLGDLGDDQAGLGDETADRLWERWQLAWAAQVGSSAGHAALAALPVHSPEVEVADLRRWVKRWLRHHNDLPEAAAHGAALGARADEVTRNLLRTAPDPPVWAHGDLHDKQILAAGGSSPLGLLDFDDTAQAEAALDLANLDVHLELHARQHRTSRGRYAAAHSRILAAAEELDVTPDRFHAYSDGAWLRLACSPLPKRSAMALAVLDERAALSSFVSGYESGFASGLVSGYESGFGSGFASGLASPAVDAWAR from the coding sequence ATGAACTGGCACTCGCCGGTCCCGCCGTCCGCCGTCGACTCTTCCGGGCAAACCTGGCAGATCCACCGGGCGTGGCCTGACAAAGCGGTCGGCGACTACCTGTTGGAGGTTGTGGCCCCGGGGCGGGCCGGAGTCCGGGGAGCGGTGTTGCGTGCCGGCGTGTTCGAACTGTTGCCCGAGGATGATCCGGCGCTTCCGTCGCTGCGGGGGGAGGCCCGGCACGGGGAACTCGTGTCCTACCGGCCGCACATGCGCGCCGTCATCCGGGCCGGGGCCAGCTACATCAAGGTCTTCCTGCCCGGCGGTGCCATTGTGCCCGCCGAACGCTGCGCGCAAACCGAAGCGATCCTGGACCCCGGGACCTTCACCGCGCCCAGGGTGTTGCGGAACTCTCCGGACGTTATCGTCTTCAGCGCCGTGGCCGGCCGGACGCTCGGGGATTTGGGCGACGACCAAGCGGGCCTCGGCGATGAAACGGCCGACCGGCTGTGGGAAAGATGGCAGCTCGCCTGGGCCGCCCAGGTGGGCAGCTCCGCCGGTCACGCAGCCCTGGCCGCCCTGCCCGTCCATTCGCCGGAGGTGGAGGTCGCGGACCTGCGGCGGTGGGTGAAGCGGTGGCTGCGACACCACAACGACCTCCCCGAAGCCGCAGCCCACGGCGCCGCCCTGGGTGCCCGGGCCGACGAGGTGACCCGGAACCTGCTCCGGACTGCACCGGATCCACCGGTCTGGGCGCACGGCGACCTCCATGACAAGCAAATCCTCGCCGCCGGCGGCTCCTCGCCGCTGGGCCTGCTGGATTTCGACGACACCGCCCAGGCCGAGGCGGCCCTGGACCTGGCCAACCTGGACGTTCATCTGGAACTGCATGCCCGCCAGCACCGCACGTCGCGCGGGCGGTACGCGGCGGCCCACTCCCGGATCCTGGCCGCCGCGGAGGAGCTGGACGTCACTCCGGACCGGTTCCATGCCTATTCCGACGGCGCCTGGCTGCGGCTGGCCTGTTCCCCGCTGCCGAAGCGCTCGGCAATGGCCCTCGCCGTGCTCGACGAACGTGCCGCGCTCTCTTCGTTCGTGTCCGGCTACGAGTCGGGCTTCGCGTCCGGCCTCGTGTCCGGCTACGAGTCGGGCTTCGGGTCGGGCTTCGCGTCCGGCCTCGCCAGCCCGGCTGTGGATGCCTGGGCCCGCTGA
- a CDS encoding GntR family transcriptional regulator produces MHTAEETQDKDRPLREAVRDTLRTRIFEGHYVPGTRLVERDLAAEFNVSRLPVREALRMLRQEGLISDRGARGAEVSTLSAKDVEDLFDVRQSLEVLACRLAAARATPADLNGLKGLLDEADRCLARGAIMEAHRANSEFHDAITRIADNGFLRSALEPLQGRMHWLFRHVSDLPELIEEHRALYAAIASGDPDRAAAQSASHIDKYREQFPEDFRRTEPDLHRKNL; encoded by the coding sequence ATGCATACCGCAGAAGAGACCCAGGACAAGGACCGCCCCCTCCGGGAGGCTGTCCGGGACACACTCCGCACCAGGATCTTTGAAGGGCACTACGTTCCCGGCACCAGGCTGGTGGAACGCGACCTCGCCGCCGAATTCAACGTGTCCCGGCTCCCGGTCCGCGAAGCCCTGCGCATGCTCCGCCAGGAAGGGCTCATCAGCGACCGCGGCGCCCGCGGCGCCGAAGTCAGCACACTGAGCGCCAAGGACGTCGAGGACCTGTTCGACGTGCGGCAGTCCCTGGAGGTGCTGGCCTGCCGGCTGGCCGCCGCCCGCGCCACCCCCGCAGACCTCAACGGCCTCAAGGGCCTGCTGGACGAGGCAGACCGCTGCCTGGCCAGGGGCGCCATCATGGAGGCCCACCGCGCCAACAGCGAATTCCACGATGCCATCACCCGGATCGCGGACAACGGCTTCCTCAGGTCCGCGCTCGAACCGCTCCAGGGCCGCATGCACTGGCTCTTCCGTCACGTCAGCGACCTGCCCGAGCTCATCGAGGAACACCGCGCCCTCTACGCTGCGATCGCCAGCGGCGACCCCGACCGGGCCGCCGCCCAGTCGGCGTCGCACATCGACAAATACCGGGAACAGTTTCCGGAGGATTTCCGCCGGACGGAACCCGACCTTCATCGGAAGAACTTATGA
- a CDS encoding aspartate/glutamate racemase family protein, with amino-acid sequence MPSATRATRIGMIVPSSNTCLEPQSYRILGGRDDVTIHFARIPVTRIALDKSSDQQFDAAVMRSAAELLATADVDVIAWNGTSGSWLGADHDRRLVEEITNATGIPATTSTLAYMEAFGSFGTERIGLFTPYTGDVNEQIIASYEQDGIKTVDHRFLGLSDNESFARVADDEMRPGSLQLAESRPDAIIYLCTNLYGANIAADIETATGIPVLDSVAVTLWHCLRMAGAPLLDPRWGRLLTSP; translated from the coding sequence ATGCCTTCCGCAACCCGCGCCACCCGCATCGGCATGATCGTGCCGTCCTCCAACACGTGTCTCGAACCGCAGAGCTACCGGATCCTGGGCGGCCGCGATGACGTCACCATCCACTTCGCCCGGATCCCGGTCACCCGGATTGCCCTGGACAAGTCCTCGGACCAGCAGTTCGATGCCGCCGTCATGCGCTCGGCCGCCGAACTCCTCGCCACCGCCGACGTCGACGTCATTGCCTGGAACGGCACCTCCGGTTCCTGGCTCGGCGCCGATCATGACCGCCGGCTCGTCGAGGAAATCACGAACGCCACGGGCATCCCGGCCACCACCTCCACGCTGGCGTACATGGAGGCGTTCGGGAGCTTCGGCACCGAACGCATCGGGCTCTTCACCCCGTACACCGGGGACGTCAACGAGCAGATCATCGCGTCCTACGAACAGGACGGCATCAAGACCGTGGACCACCGGTTCCTGGGCCTGAGCGACAACGAGTCGTTCGCCCGGGTGGCCGATGACGAGATGCGCCCGGGGTCGCTGCAGCTGGCGGAGTCCCGGCCGGATGCCATCATCTACCTCTGCACCAACCTCTACGGCGCCAACATCGCCGCGGACATCGAGACCGCGACCGGCATCCCCGTGCTGGACTCGGTGGCCGTCACGCTGTGGCACTGCCTCAGGATGGCGGGCGCACCGCTGCTGGACCCGCGATGGGGCCGGCTTCTCACCTCCCCCTGA